Proteins co-encoded in one Colletes latitarsis isolate SP2378_abdomen chromosome 13, iyColLati1, whole genome shotgun sequence genomic window:
- the LOC143349402 gene encoding oxidized purine nucleoside triphosphate hydrolase: MSVRKIFSLVFIRKATEVLLGLKKRGFGKGKWNGFGGKVEAGETILQGAIRELKEECGLSAINLKKIGILEFEFEGDETLLEVHVFETYQYNGEIIESEEMQPKWYHLKDIPFKQMWPDDEYWFPYMLRGELFKGYFLYRGQDLILTHNIKIMEELPVNRIPY, from the exons ATGTCCGTGAGAAAAATCTTTTCATTGGTGTTCATCAGGAAGGCAACAGAGGTTTTATTAGGGTTAAAGAAACGTGGATTTGGAAAAGGTAAATGGAACGGTTTTGGCGGCAAAGTGGAAGCAGGAGAAACGATTCTTCAGGGAGCTATTCG TGAGTTGAAAGAAGAATGTGGTTTATCTGCGATAAATTTGAAGAAAATCGGTATCTTAGAATTTGAGTTCGAAGGAGACGAGACTCTACTAGAAGTTCACGTCTTCGAGACGTACCAGTACAATGGAGAAATAATAGAATCTGAAG AAATGCAACCAAAATGGTATCATTTAAAAGATATACCTTTCAAACAAATGTGGCCGGATGACGAATATTGGTTTCCTTATATGTTACGAGGGGAATTGTTCAAAGGATACTTTTTGTACCGAGGTCAGGACCTAATTCTTACGCATAACATTAAGATTATGGAAGAACTACCGGTAAATCGTATCCCTTACTAA
- the Nero gene encoding deoxyhypusine hydroxylase nero translates to MLEVSENEIVAIGRVLNDNNRPLKERFRALFTLKNIGGSKAIEQIHKCFKDESALLKHELAYCLGQMQDPYAIPILIEVLADVTQEPMVRHEAGEALGAIGETSVIPVLEDYSKDCVPEVAETCQLALCRLRWLKSHYTPINLEKSPYMSVDPAPPAEITDVDKLKDILLDETTPLFERYRTMFSLRNIRTQKSILALSEGLKAGSALFRHEIAFVLGQLQEEICVPYLQASLEDAGENEMVRHECAEALGSIATPDCFRILRKYLNDNKRVVRESCIIALDMCEYENSVEFQYADTLEKVTA, encoded by the exons atGTTGGAAGTGAGCGAAAATGAAATTGTTGCGATAGGTCGTGTTTTAAACGACAATAATCGTCCGCTGAAGGAAAGGTTTCGCGCGTTATTCACTTTGAAAAATATTGGTGGCTCCAAGGCCATCGAACAGATTCATAAATGCTTCAAAGATGAATCAGCATTGTTGAAGCACGAGCTTGCGTACTGTCTTGGTCAAATGCAAGATCCTTATGCTATACCCATTCTCATAGAAGTGTTGGCAGACGTTACCCAAGAACCGATGGTGCGCCACGAAGCAG GTGAAGCTTTAGGCGCGATAGGTGAAACTAGCGTGATACCAGTATTAGAGGACTATAGCAAAGACTGTGTACCTGAAGTGGCGGAAACCTGTCAGTTGGCGTTGTGTCGACTGCGGTGGTTAAAGTCACATTACACTCCGATAAATTTAGAAAAGAGCCCTTACATGTCGGTGGATCCGGCACCACCGGCTGAGATCACAGACGTCGACAAGTTAAAGGACATTCTGCTAGACGAAACCACTCCGTTGTTCGAGAGATATCGAACTATGTTCTCTTTGAGAAATATACGTACACAAAAGAGCATTCTTGCTCTTAGCGAAG GTTTAAAAGCAGGCAGCGCTTTGTTTAGGCACGAAATAGCTTTTGTTCTTGGGCAACTGCAGGAAGAAATTTGCGTGCCATATTTGCAAGCTTCTTTGGAGGACGCAGGGGAGAACGAAATGGTGCGACATGAGTGTGCAGAGGCTTTGGGCTCCATTGCCACTCCGGATTGTTTCAGAATATTACGCAAGTATCTCAACGACAATAAAAGAGTTGTACGAGAGAGTTGCATAATTGCATTGGATATGTGCGAGTATGAGAACAGCGTAGAGTTTCAGTATGCAGACACGTTGGAAAAAGTCACTGCTTGA
- the LOC143349395 gene encoding facilitated trehalose transporter Tret1, protein MDEDDVITASSMITIPRVPSPGIYTRKISLHITDCCINLPNIVSQITTGTSTGNMDENGCAKGKQKLRPQIIASIIINISVLSCGACYAYSMSKSTKVSDQEKWINLGLPVGACIGPIASGLLIDHISRKWFLYLTSIPFIACWVLTYMVKTWTLLLVGRLLAGVSVGAIFAVVPLYLGEIVETRIRGAAGMMIPMFFNIGFLLVQGIESLKMDPKLLWIVCLAPTIVFMLTAIWLPESPYYYLKKKKEKHANLSLIWLRGGTDNKMELEEMSSFVNTEEKGGLKELFTDCVNRRALLLVFLLLAGQQLSGLLVIHSHIDFLLKEIPFKISSADVLLALTGVAILISILFSFVADRIGRKTLFLISGYVTGLCLCLIATYFLLSKQMNLRSFGWAPLAIILVYYIFFTIGLAPIPAIVSSEIFSMKVRHWATMVTGIYGSVLYIIVTQCYPLIIGASPSSNTQSYPVIFYVFGVIELIVATTAAVVMPETSRKSFKEIQEVLKKRSCKPKEKKTEADAKPEMITEEQ, encoded by the exons GTACAAGTACAGGAAACATGGATGAAAATGGATGTGCCAAGGGGAAACAGAAACTTCGCCCGCAAATAATAGCTAGCATCATAA taaacatatCGGTACTCTCATGTGGAGCTTGCTATGCCTACTCGATGTCCAAGTCTACCAAGGTTTCTGACCAGGAAAAATGGATAAATCTAGGTTTGCCAGTTGGCGCCTGCATCGGTCCCATCGCGTCTGGTTTACTGATAGATCATATAAGCAGGAAATGGTTCCTCTATCTGACGTCGATACCATTCATCGCCTGTTGGGTCCTCACCTACATGGTCAAAACTTGGACGCTGCTTTTAGTGGGTAGACTGCTTGCTGGTGTTTCGGTTGGAGCCATTTTCGCAGTGGTACCCCTGTATCTAGGGGAAATTGTCGAGACGAGAATCAGAGGGGCCGCTGGCATGATGATACCCATGTTCTTCAATATAGGATTCCTGCTTGTACAAGGAATCGAATCGTTGAAAATGGACCCAAAG ttacTATGGATAGTTTGTTTGGCTCCCACAATAGTATTCATGCTAACAGCTATATGGTTACCGGAATCGCCTTACTACTACctgaagaagaagaaggagaaGCACGCCAACCTGTCCTTGATATGGCTGCGAGGCGGGACAGACAACAAAATGGAGCTAGAGGAAATGTCCAGTTTCGTGAACACTGAAGAGAAGGGAGGATTGAAGGAACTGTTCACTGACTGTGTAAACAGAAGAGCTCTTTTGCTGGTGTTCCTGTTACTGGCGGGTCAACAACTCTCTGGATTACTGGTTATCCATTCGCACATAGATTTTCTGTTGAAAGAAATACCTTTTAAAATAAGCAGCGCGGACGTTCTTCTTGCATTGACCGGGGTGGCCATACTGATAAGCATACTGTTCTCGTTCGTCGCCGACAGAATCGGTAGAAAGACCCTGTTCTTGATATCTGGCTATGTCACTGGTCTGTGCCTCTGCCTCATAGCAACGTACTTCCTCTTGAGCAAGCAAATGAACCTCCGCAGCTTTGGTTGGGCACCCCTAGCCATTATTCTTGTCTATTACATCTTCTTCACCATCGGTTTGGCCCCCATACCAGCAATCGTCTCTTCAGAAATCTTCTCCATGAAAGTGAGACACTGGGCGACCATGGTCACGGGTATTTATGGGTCCGTGCTGTACATAATCGTCACCCAATGTTACCCACTTATTATAGGCGCTAGTCCATCTAGTAATACCCAGTCTTATCCAGTGATATTTTACGTGTTCGGTGTTATCGAACTTATCGTAGCCACCACTGCAGCTGTCGTCATGCCGGAAACGTCGCGTAAATCTTTCAAGGAAATCCAGGAGGTTCTGAAGAAACGCAGCTGCAAGCCGAAAGAGAAGAAGACGGAGGCAGACGCGAAACCAGAAATGATCACGGAGGAACAATAA
- the Mrps23 gene encoding mitochondrial ribosomal protein S23: MAHSRLDRIGTIYSRVTHLIRGGSMKEENIPIWYELYKTFPPMYEPRYDRPGSKEPLRNIYYEEDLIRAKFHKDVASLPSISLQNNKATPTRKFLDLYAQYQQDGFESTKAYEKAMSQYMSIYPRRKYVQPASEDSKTVKTSE, from the exons ATGGCGCATTCTAGATTAGATCGAATTGGAACGATTTACTCGAG AGTAACGCATTTGATACGAGGCGGTTCTATGAAAGAGGAAAATATACCGATATGGTACGAATTATATAAAACTTTTCCCCCGATGTATGAGCCACGTTACGACAGACCGGGCTCCAAAGAGCCGCtaagaaatatttattacgAGGAGGATTTAATAAGAGC AAAGTTTCACAAAGATGTAGCGTCTTTACCATCGATATCCTTACAAAATAACAAGGCGACTCCTACTCGAAAGTTCCTCGATTTGTATGCGCAATATCAACAG GATGGTTTTGAAAGTACGAAAGCATATGAAAAAGCAATGTCTCAATATATGTCGATATATCCAAGGCGTAAGTATGTACAGCCAGCATCAGAAGATAGTAAAACTGTTAAAACTAGCGAATAA